A window of the Plasmodium vivax chromosome 12, whole genome shotgun sequence genome harbors these coding sequences:
- a CDS encoding WD domain, G-beta repeat domain containing protein (encoded by transcript PVX_083090A): MKISDVLSESILSENGKLKKSGIGMGFGVGIGKGKGETASSENVLEEFEIKSKMRKVCLGIPTKELDVKNILRLLKEPICLFGEDSYDKRKRLKSVLVTKYDKFVKKKNVDNEEEVEEFKNILKRYYIDFSKLYDVNSPEYLKINELEEQLGTKRLKQQSIAAKGITVRSTIKEKFYTESSEALKQARLDLTLKTLPRIFLHKEMINKFQEKFSKDEFERYISLYSEHMKSEFDLFISQLGDDRPLTMGKFSPDNSVFAVSSYNTYINIFNYQNDNYNIVKTLKNGHEDKINCIDWNYPNNYSYYSTLSYRDVQKVDLRLASCSSDRSFCLWRPFTEEDLLDDPGALYRDAREKAATGGKNKGGEHSGEHSADQLSDDEEDPKGAGARAKGDQHNGEGEKKKPNNGSKSDRSGKNGGGGKGHLLCKVKAHDDRINKISFHPLNRHVLTCSEDETIKFFDIETQEELFYQEGHNANVYSATFNPYGNLYLSGDSKGGLMLWDIRTGKNIDKKKMVHNNCIMNINFNPFMPNMFCTCSADNTIKIFDLRNFTVSCNILAHNKIVTDAVFEPTYGRYITSCSFDTFIKIWDSVNFYCTKILYNNDNKVRNVDVSPDGSFISSTSFDRTWKLYKNTQFAEENILAHFF, from the coding sequence atgaaaatcagCGATGTGCTGAGTGAGTCCATATTAAGCGAAAATGGGAAGCTGAAAAAAAGCGGAATAGGGATGGGGTTCGGGGTAGGAATCGGCaaagggaagggggaaacggCTAGCAGCGAAAATGTACTGGAAGAATTTGAAATCAAAAGTAAAATGAGGAAGGTGTGTTTGGGAATCCCCACGAAGGAATTGGATGTGAAGAATATCCTCAGGCTATTGAAAGAACCCATTTGTCTCTTTGGAGAAGATAGCTAcgataaaagaaaaagactCAAAAGTGTGCTCGTaacaaaatatgataaatttgtaaaaaaaaaaaatgtggacaatgaggaggaagtggaagaatttaaaaacatcCTGAAACGGTACTACATCGATTTTAGTAAACTGTATGATGTGAATTCACcagaatatttaaaaataaacgaattGGAAGAGCAGCTAGGCACGAAGAGGTTAAAGCAACAGAGCATTGCAGCTAAAGGGATCACTGTGAGGAGTACcattaaggaaaaattttacacgGAAAGTTCGGAGGCACTTAAGCAAGCTCGTCTAGACTTAACCTTAAAAACGTTGCCGAGGATATTCTTGCACAAAGAAATGATAAACAAATTTCAAGAAAAATTTTCCAAGGATGAATTTGAGAGATATATATCGCTGTATAGCGAACATATGAAGAGCGAATTCGATTTGTTCATTTCTCAACTGGGTGATGATAGACCTCTAACCATGGGGAAGTTTTCCCCCGACAATAGCGTCTTTGCAGTCAGCAGTTATAATACGtacattaacatttttaattaccaGAATGATAATTACAACATCGTGAAGACGCTCAAAAATGGACACgaggataaaataaattgcattGATTGGAACTATCCCAATAATTATTCCTACTATAGCACGCTTAGCTATAGGGATGTGCAGAAGGTGGACCTCCGCTTGGCGTCCTGCTCATCGGATAGGTCCTTCTGCCTTTGGAGGCCCTTCACCGAGGAGGATTTGCTGGATGACCCAGGCGCTTTGTATAGAGACGCTCGCGAAAAGGCggccacgggggggaagaacaaaggCGGTGAACACTCCGGTGAACACTCCGCGGACCAGCTGAgcgatgatgaggaggaccccAAAGGGGCCGGCGCGAGGGCAAAGGGTGACCAGCATaatggggaaggggaaaaaaaaaaacccaataATGGCAGCAAAAGTGATAGAAGCGGTAAAAATGGCGGAGGTGGCAAGGGACACCTGCTGTGCAAGGTGAAGGCGCACGACGATCGGATAAACAAAATATCCTTTCATCCTCTCAACAGACACGTGCTGACGTGCTCGGAAGATGAAACGATAAAGTTCTTCGACATCGAAACGCAGGAAGAGCTGTTTTACCAAGAGGGTCACAACGCGAATGTGTATTCGGCCACGTTTAACCCCTATGGAAATTTATACCTGTCTGGAGACTCCAAGGGGGGACTAATGCTATGGGATATAAgaacgggaaaaaatattgacaaaaaaaaaatggtgcatAATAACTGCATCATGAACATCAATTTTAACCCCTTCATGCCAAACATGTTCTGTACCTGCTCAGCTGataatacaataaaaatatttgactTGAGAAACTTCACCGTTTCGTGTAACATCCTTGCACACAACAAAATAGTAACGGACGCAGTTTTCGAGCCAACCTATGGCAGGTACATAACGTCCTGTTCCTTCGACACCTTCATCAAAATATGGGACTCTGTGAATTTCTACTGCACCaagattttatataataatgataataaggTCAGAAATGTTGATGTCTCTCCGGATGGGAGCTTCATATCGTCCACCTCTTTTGACAGGACGTGGAAGCTGTACAAGAATACCCAGTTTGCCGAGGAGAACATtcttgctcattttttttga